In Natronococcus occultus SP4, the following proteins share a genomic window:
- a CDS encoding type I 3-dehydroquinate dehydratase gives MGIDFDSFTLTAATADLADADEPTAREHADAVEFRMDLTDDPLECLEGYDASLPIIATNRAAWEGGEWDGTDEDRLEVLSAATAFDAVGAIDVELESILAGEAEDVLETARERDVSIVASSHDFEGTPSRGEMVSTLTEAGKYADVAKLAVTAESKADTIALLSATEQLAYHGDRVATMAMGELGRHTRAVAPVYGSKIGYAPVDPTEATAPGQYDLETLSRLVADLDGPTAEN, from the coding sequence ATGGGCATCGATTTCGACTCGTTCACGCTTACGGCTGCGACCGCCGATCTCGCCGACGCCGACGAGCCGACGGCTCGCGAGCACGCCGACGCTGTCGAGTTTCGGATGGACCTGACCGACGACCCCCTCGAGTGCCTCGAGGGCTACGACGCTTCTCTCCCGATCATCGCGACCAACCGCGCCGCCTGGGAGGGCGGCGAGTGGGATGGTACTGACGAAGATCGGCTCGAGGTTCTTTCGGCGGCGACCGCGTTCGACGCCGTCGGCGCGATCGACGTCGAACTCGAGTCGATCCTCGCAGGTGAGGCAGAGGACGTCCTCGAGACCGCCCGCGAGCGTGACGTCTCGATCGTCGCGTCGAGCCACGACTTCGAGGGGACGCCGTCTCGGGGCGAGATGGTCTCGACGCTGACCGAGGCGGGCAAGTACGCCGACGTCGCGAAACTGGCCGTCACCGCGGAATCGAAAGCCGACACGATCGCGTTGCTGTCGGCGACCGAGCAGCTCGCGTACCACGGCGACAGGGTGGCGACGATGGCGATGGGCGAACTCGGCCGCCACACGCGGGCCGTGGCGCCGGTGTACGGCTCGAAGATCGGCTACGCGCCCGTCGATCCCACCGAGGCGACGGCGCCGGGCCAGTACGACCTCGAGACGCTCTCGAGGCTCGTGGCCGATCTCGACGGACCGACAGCGGAGAACTAA
- a CDS encoding membrane protease regulator codes for MIEVLFENVPLVLLATGLVLMGLEALSPGAHLIVIGVALAGAGLLGLLLPLPGGLFVLAALTLVIGIAATYVYREFDFYGGKGTQQTSDSSSLAGTTGYATETITNRGGEVKLDEGGFAPYYSARTASGSIEEGEEIIVLDPGGGNVLTVESLDALGEDEIDRALARESTTPEEPDDSSTDDSIREPETEKSD; via the coding sequence ATGATCGAAGTTCTCTTCGAGAACGTGCCCCTCGTGTTGCTGGCGACGGGCCTCGTGTTGATGGGGCTCGAGGCGCTGTCGCCCGGGGCACACCTCATCGTCATCGGCGTCGCGCTCGCCGGGGCCGGACTGCTCGGGCTGTTGCTCCCGCTACCGGGCGGGCTGTTCGTGCTGGCGGCGCTTACCCTCGTTATCGGGATCGCCGCGACCTACGTCTACCGAGAGTTCGACTTCTACGGCGGGAAGGGGACACAACAGACGTCCGACTCGTCGTCGCTGGCCGGGACGACCGGGTACGCGACCGAGACGATCACCAACCGGGGCGGCGAGGTCAAACTCGACGAGGGCGGGTTCGCCCCCTACTACAGCGCCCGCACCGCCAGCGGTAGCATCGAGGAGGGCGAAGAGATCATCGTCCTCGATCCCGGCGGCGGGAACGTCCTGACCGTCGAGTCCCTCGACGCGCTCGGCGAGGACGAGATCGACCGCGCGCTCGCCAGGGAATCCACGACGCCGGAAGAGCCCGACGACTCGAGCACCGACGACTCGATTCGCGAACCCGAAACCGAGAAGTCCGACTGA
- a CDS encoding DUF84 family protein, with the protein MDVAVGSTNPVKVEAVERTLARYEPTVIPVAVDSDVSEQPRSIAETVTGAENRAKRALENADAEYGIGLEGGVARIEDVPGLSLIMWSAATDGNRLERGGGPTLRLPESVARRIEDGEELGPVMDDVLGRKGVAETDGAAGALTGGLTDRTAALGEAVACSVGALLSSEYASEAGR; encoded by the coding sequence ATGGACGTCGCAGTCGGGAGCACGAACCCGGTCAAGGTCGAAGCGGTCGAGCGAACCCTCGCGCGGTACGAGCCGACGGTTATCCCGGTCGCGGTCGACTCCGATGTCTCCGAACAGCCCCGGTCGATCGCCGAAACCGTCACGGGCGCCGAGAACCGGGCGAAACGTGCCCTCGAGAACGCCGACGCCGAGTACGGGATCGGTCTCGAAGGCGGCGTCGCCCGGATCGAGGACGTCCCCGGGCTCTCGCTGATCATGTGGAGCGCGGCGACCGACGGCAACCGACTCGAGCGGGGCGGCGGGCCGACGCTGCGGCTTCCCGAGTCGGTCGCGCGCCGGATCGAGGACGGCGAGGAGCTCGGCCCGGTGATGGACGACGTCCTCGGGCGGAAGGGGGTCGCCGAGACCGACGGGGCCGCCGGCGCGCTCACCGGCGGACTCACCGACCGCACCGCTGCCCTCGGCGAGGCGGTCGCCTGCAGCGTCGGAGCGCTGCTATCCTCCGAGTACGCGTCGGAGGCCGGTCGCTAA
- a CDS encoding DUF7123 family protein — MSTATATDLTSKQRRILRYLREHAATKTYFKSRVIGQELGMTAKEVGSNITALQGADSGIEIEKWGYSSSTTWKVTCL; from the coding sequence ATGAGCACCGCAACGGCAACCGACCTCACGAGCAAACAGCGCCGGATCCTCCGGTACCTGCGCGAACACGCGGCGACGAAGACGTACTTCAAGTCCCGCGTCATCGGCCAGGAGCTGGGGATGACGGCCAAGGAGGTCGGCTCGAACATCACCGCGCTACAGGGGGCCGACTCGGGGATCGAGATCGAGAAGTGGGGCTACTCCTCGAGCACGACCTGGAAGGTCACCTGTCTCTGA
- a CDS encoding helix-turn-helix domain-containing protein, translating to MAFKRSQTDDKAIIQIHLGTLRDGGFIRYDRGRGRVGLTADGRRLARVLDRNLIGDDRAASDGSGTTLLERWKRRLS from the coding sequence GTGGCGTTCAAGCGGAGCCAGACGGACGACAAGGCGATCATTCAGATCCACCTGGGGACGCTTCGGGACGGGGGGTTCATCCGATATGACAGAGGACGCGGACGCGTCGGGTTGACTGCGGACGGTCGTCGCCTCGCGCGCGTTCTCGACCGGAATCTGATCGGTGACGATCGAGCGGCGTCCGACGGCTCCGGGACGACGCTGCTCGAGCGCTGGAAGCGCCGCCTCTCGTAA
- a CDS encoding winged helix-turn-helix transcriptional regulator, whose protein sequence is MTPSKGVDDDKRSTLRRFAALGAAAPVAGLSESASADTGESDARDAITGYLSTTPGAHFSKIRDDLQLGTGETQHHLRQLEEQGVVERYRDGDYKRFVPADRFDDFEKRALGYLRRDTPRGMLIELLLVPESTAGDLADSLGVSAPTVSKYAGELENAGLLSREDGYAVERPETVLVLAVRHADSFGNRARRLARNADQYVAYDG, encoded by the coding sequence ATGACACCGTCCAAAGGGGTCGACGACGACAAACGCTCGACCCTCCGCCGGTTCGCCGCGCTCGGAGCCGCCGCGCCGGTGGCCGGACTCTCGGAGTCCGCGAGCGCCGACACCGGCGAGAGCGACGCCCGCGACGCGATCACGGGCTATCTCTCGACGACCCCCGGAGCGCACTTCTCGAAGATCCGGGACGACCTGCAGCTCGGCACCGGCGAGACCCAACATCACCTCCGTCAGCTCGAAGAGCAGGGTGTCGTCGAGCGCTACCGCGACGGCGACTACAAGCGGTTCGTGCCGGCCGACCGGTTCGACGACTTCGAGAAGCGCGCGCTTGGATACCTCCGCCGGGACACCCCGCGAGGGATGCTGATCGAACTCCTGCTGGTCCCGGAGTCGACGGCCGGCGACCTGGCGGACTCGCTCGGCGTCTCGGCGCCGACGGTGAGCAAGTACGCCGGCGAACTCGAGAACGCCGGCTTGCTCTCCCGCGAGGACGGGTACGCCGTCGAACGACCCGAGACCGTCCTCGTGTTGGCGGTCCGACACGCCGACTCCTTCGGCAACCGCGCGCGGCGGCTGGCGCGAAACGCCGATCAGTACGTCGCCTACGACGGGTAG
- a CDS encoding transcription initiation factor IIB → MTNASPNTRVRRSEHETNEETTESEDSDVVCPECAGQLVVDDEHGETVCEDCGLVVEEDSVDRGPEWRAFDATEKNEKSRVGAPTTNTMHDKGLSTNIDWRNKDAYGNSLGSRQREKMQRLRKWNERFRTRDSKERNLKQALGEIDRMASALGLPTNVRETASVIYRRALEEDLLPGRSIEGVSTACVYAAARQAGVPRSLDEIADVSRVEKNEIARTYRYVVRELGLEVQPADPESYVPRFASGLELSDEAEHRARGLLQNAKEKGVHSGKSPVGLAAAAVYAAALLTNEKTTQAAVSDVADISEVTIRNRYHELLEAEETLGMA, encoded by the coding sequence ATGACTAACGCATCACCGAACACGAGAGTCCGACGTAGCGAACACGAAACCAACGAGGAGACGACCGAGAGCGAGGACAGCGACGTCGTCTGTCCCGAGTGTGCCGGCCAGCTCGTCGTCGACGACGAGCACGGCGAGACCGTCTGTGAGGATTGTGGCCTCGTCGTCGAGGAAGACTCCGTCGACCGAGGACCCGAGTGGCGCGCCTTCGACGCCACCGAGAAAAACGAGAAGTCCCGCGTCGGCGCGCCGACGACGAACACGATGCACGACAAGGGGCTGTCGACGAACATCGACTGGCGCAACAAGGACGCCTACGGCAACTCGCTGGGCTCGCGCCAGCGCGAGAAGATGCAGCGCCTGCGCAAGTGGAACGAGCGGTTCCGCACCCGCGACTCCAAGGAACGCAACCTCAAGCAGGCGCTTGGCGAGATCGACCGCATGGCGTCGGCGCTGGGGCTGCCGACGAACGTTCGCGAGACTGCAAGCGTGATCTACCGGCGGGCTCTCGAGGAGGACCTGCTGCCCGGTCGATCGATCGAGGGCGTCTCGACGGCCTGCGTCTACGCCGCCGCCCGACAGGCCGGCGTTCCGCGCTCGCTCGACGAGATCGCCGACGTCTCCCGCGTCGAGAAAAACGAGATCGCCCGCACCTACCGCTACGTCGTCCGCGAGCTCGGTCTCGAGGTCCAGCCCGCCGACCCCGAGAGCTACGTCCCCCGTTTCGCGTCGGGACTCGAACTCTCCGACGAGGCCGAACACCGCGCGCGCGGACTGCTCCAGAACGCCAAGGAGAAAGGCGTTCACTCGGGGAAGTCGCCCGTCGGCCTCGCGGCCGCCGCAGTGTACGCCGCTGCACTGCTCACCAACGAGAAGACGACCCAGGCCGCGGTGAGCGATGTCGCCGACATCTCCGAAGTTACCATCCGGAATCGGTACCACGAGCTGCTCGAGGCCGAGGAAACCCTCGGGATGGCCTGA
- a CDS encoding SPFH domain-containing protein, with amino-acid sequence MSPLFVTTAAGLAIGALLIVLVPIVLRSSIVVVDAYEKKALTVLGEYRKLLEPGINVVPPFVSNTYSYDMRTQTVDVPRQEAITRDNSPVTADAVIYMKVTDAKRAFLEVDDYEGAVSNLAQTTLRAIIGDMELDDTLNRRQEINARIRQELDEPTDEWGIRIESVEVREVNPSKDVQQSMEKQTSAERRRRAMILEAQGERRSAVEAAEGDKQSEIIRAQGQKQSQILEAQGDAISTVLRARSAESMGERAVIDRGMDTLAEIGQSESTTFVMPQELTSMVGRYGTHLSGSDVAEDGDQLESLEFDEETRELIGLDDISEIIGEIDAEIESDSELDIEAEPDTDEPIEPATNTD; translated from the coding sequence ATGTCTCCGCTTTTCGTGACGACGGCTGCCGGACTGGCGATCGGCGCGCTGTTGATCGTGCTAGTGCCGATCGTGTTGCGAAGCAGTATCGTCGTCGTCGACGCCTACGAAAAGAAAGCCCTGACCGTCCTCGGCGAGTACCGCAAGCTGCTCGAGCCCGGAATCAACGTGGTCCCGCCGTTCGTCTCGAACACCTACAGCTACGATATGCGGACCCAGACCGTCGACGTTCCCCGCCAGGAGGCGATCACGAGGGACAACTCACCGGTAACTGCCGACGCCGTCATCTACATGAAGGTAACGGACGCAAAGAGGGCCTTCCTGGAGGTCGACGACTACGAGGGAGCCGTCTCGAACCTCGCCCAGACCACCCTGCGGGCCATCATCGGTGATATGGAGCTGGACGATACGCTCAACAGGCGCCAGGAGATCAACGCCAGGATCCGCCAGGAGCTCGACGAACCCACCGACGAGTGGGGGATCCGGATCGAGTCGGTCGAAGTCCGGGAGGTCAACCCTTCGAAGGACGTCCAGCAGTCGATGGAGAAACAGACCTCCGCCGAGCGACGGCGGCGAGCGATGATCCTCGAGGCCCAGGGCGAGCGCCGCAGCGCCGTCGAGGCGGCCGAGGGTGACAAACAGAGCGAGATCATCCGCGCCCAGGGCCAGAAGCAGAGCCAGATTCTGGAGGCCCAGGGTGACGCCATCTCGACCGTGCTGCGGGCTCGTTCGGCCGAATCGATGGGCGAGCGCGCGGTCATCGACAGGGGGATGGACACCCTGGCCGAGATCGGGCAAAGCGAGTCGACCACCTTCGTCATGCCCCAGGAGCTCACGTCGATGGTCGGCCGGTACGGCACCCACCTCTCGGGCAGCGACGTCGCCGAGGACGGCGACCAGCTCGAGAGCCTCGAGTTCGACGAGGAGACCCGCGAGCTGATCGGTCTCGACGACATCAGCGAGATCATCGGCGAGATCGACGCGGAGATCGAATCCGATTCCGAGCTCGACATCGAGGCGGAGCCGGATACGGACGAACCGATCGAACCCGCCACAAACACCGACTGA
- a CDS encoding SPFH domain-containing protein, which produces MAIELLPLQTGGALLFLGALVLVVVVAALLSAIEIVDAYEKRALTVFGEYRKLLEPGINWVPPFVSNTYRFDMRTQTLDVPRQEAITRDNSPVTADAVVYIKVMDAKKAFLEVDDYKKAVSNLAQTTLRAVLGDMELDDTLNKRQEINAKIRKELDEPTDEWGIRVESVEVREVNPSKDVQRAMEQQTSAERKRRAMILEAQGERRSAVEKAEGDKQSEIIRAQGEKQSQILEAQGDSISTVLRAKSAESMGERAIIDQGMETLEQIGQSESTTFVMPQELTSMVGRYGKHLSGSDVKEDGDQLESLEFSEETRELIGLDDIAEIIGEIDQEAEMDVEAMEQEAQAIKEGEDPAEITDPDEVIEEMDQEFQQTDGGTPEATDDTDTSATADADAATDDTNAN; this is translated from the coding sequence ATGGCGATCGAACTACTCCCACTGCAAACCGGCGGTGCATTGCTGTTTCTCGGTGCGCTCGTCCTCGTGGTCGTCGTCGCCGCGCTACTCAGCGCGATCGAGATCGTCGACGCCTACGAGAAACGAGCACTGACCGTCTTCGGCGAGTACCGCAAGCTGCTCGAACCCGGGATCAACTGGGTCCCGCCGTTCGTCTCGAACACCTATCGGTTCGATATGCGAACCCAGACCTTGGACGTCCCCCGGCAGGAGGCGATCACCCGGGACAACTCCCCGGTGACCGCCGACGCCGTCGTCTACATCAAGGTGATGGACGCCAAGAAGGCCTTCCTCGAGGTCGACGACTACAAGAAGGCCGTCTCGAACCTCGCCCAGACCACCCTGCGTGCGGTGCTTGGTGACATGGAGCTGGACGACACGCTGAACAAGCGCCAGGAGATCAACGCCAAGATCCGCAAGGAGCTGGACGAACCCACCGACGAGTGGGGGATCCGCGTCGAGAGCGTGGAGGTCCGGGAGGTCAACCCCTCCAAGGACGTCCAGCGCGCGATGGAACAACAGACCTCTGCCGAACGGAAGCGCCGTGCGATGATCCTCGAGGCGCAGGGTGAACGCCGCAGCGCCGTCGAGAAGGCGGAAGGTGACAAGCAAAGCGAGATCATCCGTGCCCAGGGAGAAAAGCAGAGCCAGATCCTGGAGGCCCAGGGTGACTCGATTTCGACGGTCCTGCGGGCAAAATCCGCCGAATCGATGGGCGAACGCGCCATCATCGATCAGGGAATGGAGACGCTCGAACAGATCGGCCAGAGCGAGTCGACGACGTTCGTCATGCCCCAGGAACTGACCTCGATGGTCGGCCGCTACGGCAAACACCTCTCGGGCAGCGACGTCAAAGAGGACGGCGACCAGCTCGAGAGCCTCGAGTTCTCCGAGGAGACCCGCGAGCTGATCGGCCTCGACGACATCGCCGAGATCATCGGCGAGATCGATCAGGAAGCCGAGATGGACGTCGAGGCGATGGAACAGGAGGCCCAGGCGATCAAAGAGGGCGAGGACCCGGCCGAGATCACGGATCCGGACGAAGTGATCGAGGAGATGGACCAGGAGTTCCAGCAGACCGACGGCGGGACGCCGGAGGCGACGGACGATACTGACACGTCCGCGACGGCGGACGCCGACGCCGCGACCGACGACACGAACGCGAACTAA